In Pongo pygmaeus isolate AG05252 chromosome 13, NHGRI_mPonPyg2-v2.0_pri, whole genome shotgun sequence, one genomic interval encodes:
- the LOC129044579 gene encoding uncharacterized protein LOC129044579, producing the protein MAEAKPGILPGGGCTGAKTENPCSTPSGVTAKCPCQRPRSPSGGRVGGRHGLGALRLGALAIRRPTRPCTSSPPGHPSCSRLLCAGSSLQATPEPVSTPHISEPGPDVPVAAAKLGGLPCGGNRLSAPFPVAAEGHWLQVPSFSRGGAERGQGLAGSQARCTRDPEAAQAVLHHLGDQAAGALYLLATAAWQLPRWLALPAWQNRGYMSPWLRPSQAVCPAAAAPGQEPIPSPIPGGCGGPLSAAPISLRRRSGSGVRARQALRPEGMHSWDSGTSRSSPGEPASQRRLRPSCSRPLPATRAWERLPESRLALSCRRAPHWHRGDSRGLRSER; encoded by the coding sequence ATGGCTGAGGCCAAGCCAGGCATCCTGCCCGGCGGCGGCTGCACAGGGGCGAAAACTGAGAATCCCTGCTCAACCCCATCTGGGGTGACTGCCAAGTGCCCATGCCAGCGACCCCGATCCCCCTCCGGTGGAAGAGTGGGCGGGAGGCACGGCCTGGGGGCCCTCAGGCTGGGCGCGCTGGCGATCCGGAGGCCTACCAGGCCATGCACCTCCAGCCCGCCTGGGCACCCAAGCTGCAGCCGTCTTCTGTGTGCAGGCAGCAGCCTCCAGGCAACCCCCGAGCCCGTCAGCACTCCCCACATCTCAGAACCGGGGCCAGATGTCCCTGTGGCTGCGGCTAAGCTAGGTGGTCTTCCCTGCGGCGGGAACCGGCTCTCAGCCCCATTCCCCGTGGCTGCAGAGGGCCACTGGCTACAGGTCCCGAGCTTCAGCAGAGGAGGAGCCGAGCGGGGGCAGGGCCTGGCGGGCTCTCAGGCCAGGTGCACTCGCGATCCAGAGGCCGCCCAGGCCGTGCTCCACCACCTGGGCGACCAAGCTGCAGGCGCCCTCTACCTGCTGGCGACAGCTGCCTGGCAACTTCCAAGATGGCTGGCGCTCCCAGCCTGGCAGAACCGGGGCTACATGTCGCCCTGGCTGCGGCCAAGCCAGGCGGTCTGCCCGGCGGCGGCTGCACCGGGACAGGAACCGATCCCCAGTCCCATCCCCGGTGGCTGCGGTGGGCCCCTGTCAGCGGCCCCGATCTCTCTTCGGAGGAGGAGCGGGTCGGGAGTCAGGGCCAGGCAGGCTCTCAGGCCGGAAGGGATGCATTCCTGGGATTCCGGAACGTCCCGCTCGAGCCCAGGAGAACCCGCAAGCCAGCGACGCCTGCGCCCGAGCTGCAGCCGCCCCCTGCCGGCCACGAGGGCTTGGGAGCGGCTTCCGGAGTCCCGGCTGGCGCTGAGTTGTAGGCGCGCGCCTCACTGGCATCGCGGAGACTCACGCGGTCTGAGGTCGGAGCGCTGA